The Malassezia japonica chromosome 8, complete sequence genome includes a window with the following:
- the FPR2 gene encoding peptidylprolyl isomerase (SECRETED:SignalP(1-19); COG:O; EggNog:ENOG503P579): MRIAVVASVVLACVLTVFAKEPPKDLRIGVKFRPEKCTFRTQQGDNLVMHYTGRLWDGTKFDSSLDRNQPFTFSLGVGQVIRGWDEGLREMCVGEKRRLQIPPEYGYGATGAGGVIPPNAALVFDVELLDIDSPRVIAGRAMHNEL; this comes from the exons ATGCGGATTGCGGTGGTTGCGAGCGTGGTGCTTGCGTGTGTCCTTACGGTCTTTGCCAAGGAGCCGCCCAAGGACCTGCGTATTGGTGTCAAGTTCCGTCCTGAGAAGTGCACGTTCCGTACGCAGCAAGGTGACAATCTCGTGAT GCATTACACGGGCCGCCTGTGGGACGGTACCAAGTTTGACTCGTCGCTGGACCGAAACCAGCCCTTT ACCTTTTCGCTCGGTGTCGGCCAGGTCATCCGCGGCTGGGACGAgggcctgcgcgagatgtgcgtcggcgagaagcgccgcctgcagaTCCCCCCCGAGTACGGCTACGGCGCGACGGGAGCCGGCGGCGTCATCCCCCCCAATGCTGCGCTCGTCTTTgacgtcgagctgctcgacatcGATAGCCCCCGTGTGATTGCGGGCCGTGCTATGCACAATGAGCTGTAG
- a CDS encoding uncharacterized protein (COG:Z; EggNog:ENOG503P4GA), with protein sequence MSEGGALARLSPAQIKQLQRVFYALDRDEDGNVSESDLAKALRSLGARDAPTEAKEHFQADVLGSDAPELDATSFLTMMATRMGPVSDARKLLEAFESFDERDEGVVDVDVVKEILANDQEAIDQWLVPPFLDRTRKRFEYRKFVEMLGMCEWTALE encoded by the exons ATGAGCGAAGGGGgggcgctggcgcgcctgTCGCCTGCGCAGATCAAGCAGCTTCAGCGTGTATTCTATGCGCTGGACCGTGACGAGGACGGGAACGTGAGCGAGAGTgacctcgccaaggcgctgcgcagtctcggcgcgcgcgacgcgccgaccgaggcAAAAGAGCACTTCCAGGcggacgtgctcggcagcgacgctCCGGAACTCGACGCGACCAGCTTCCTGACGATGATGGCGACGCGTATGGGGCCGGTGAGCGATGCAcgcaagctgctcgaggcgtttgAAAGCTttgacgagcgcgacgagggcgtcgtcgacgtcgatgTCGTGAAAGAGATCCTGGCGAATGACCAGGAGGCG ATCGATCAGTGGCTCGTGCCGCCGTTCTTGGATCGGACACGCAAGCGGTTCGAGTACCGAAAGT TTGTGGAAATGCTGGGCATGTGTGAATGGACCGCGCTGGAGTAG
- the HIS5 gene encoding histidinol-phosphate transaminase (COG:E; BUSCO:EOG09262K9A; EggNog:ENOG503NV21) has product MGILGVNEAALKLAKAHKPDHFDLEKIVRPNILSLQPYHTVRDDYQVNMLLDANENSYGPMLGAQDATDAAQGMELHRYPEPGLCGTRNGLTRLRGMPDPAYTFLGVGSDEVIDVLLRCFVRPGLDKVLICPPTYPMYKVSAAVNDIGVVSVPLILDGDTFEVDVPAVLDALKKDPAIKVVFLCSPGNPTGSLLSRETVHAVLDAPFYNGLVVVDEAYIDFPLEEQAMGLKHAGKQVSTVDLVHEYANIVVSQTLSKSFGLAGVRMGVAFAQPPIVQVMNNTKAPYNISAPSAYFSGQALTDQGIEKMRACVRTLIENRSKLIDALKEVEGLGRIIGANDANFVMVQVLKDGKPDSPRASKLYHIMAQEHGLMVRNRSAEIGCEGCLRISVGTPEENTRCVSLLKELLAKA; this is encoded by the coding sequence ATGGGCATCCTCGGTGTGAACGAAGCGGCGCTGAAgctggccaaggcgcacAAGCCTGACCACTTTGACCTCGAGAAGATCGTGCGTCCGAACATTCTGTCGCTGCAGCCGTACCACACGGTGCGCGATGACTACCAAGTGAATATGTTGCTCGACGCGAACGAGAATTCCTACGGGCCGATGCTTGGTGCGCAGGATGCAACAGATGCCGCACAAGGCATGGAGCTGCACCGTTATCCCGAGCCCGGGCTGTGTGGTACGCGCAATGGCCTCACGCGCTTGCGTGGCATGCCGGATCCGGCGTATACGttcctcggcgtcggctccGACGAGGTGATTGATGTCCTGCTGCGGTGCTTTGTGCGCCCGGGGCTCGACAAGGTGCTTATCTGCCCCCCCACCTACCCCATGTACAAGgtgagcgcggcggtgaACGATATCGGCGTCGTCAGCGTGCCGCTCATCCTTGACGGCGACACGTTCGAGGTGGATGTgccggcggtgctcgatgcgctcaaAAAGGACCCTGCGATCAAGGTCGTGTTCCTGTGCTCGCCCGGCAACCCCACCGGCTCGCTCCTTTcgcgcgagacggtgcATGCagtgctcgacgcgccctTCTACAacggcctcgtcgtcgtggACGAGGCGTACATCGACTTtccgctcgaggagcaggcgaTGGGCCTCAAGCACGCCGGCAAGCAGGTGTCGACCGTGGACCTTGTGCACGAGTACGCCAACATTGTCGTGTCGCAGACGCTTAGCAAGTCGTTTGGCCTCGCGGGCGTGCGTATGGGTGTTGCGTTTGCGCAGCCGCCCATCGTCCAGGTGATGAACAACACCAAAGCGCCGTACAACATCTCGGCGCCCTCCGCGTACTTTTCGGGCCAGGCGCTCACCGATCAGGGCATCGAAAAGATGCGTGCGTGTGTGCGCACGCTTATCGAGAACCGCTCCAAGCTCATCGACGCGCTCAAAGAGGTCGAGGGGCTCGGCCGCATTATCGGCGCGAACGACGCCAACTTTGTCATGGTGCAGGTGCTCAAGGACGGCAAGCCAGACAGCCCGCGTGCAAGCAAGCTCTACCACATTATGGCGCAGGAGCACGGGCTGATGGTGCGCAACCGCAGCGCAGAGATTGGCTGCGAGGGATGCCTGCGTATTTCGGTCGGCACACCCGAGGAGAacacgcgctgcgtgagcctgctcaaggagctgctcgccaaggccTAA
- a CDS encoding uncharacterized protein (EggNog:ENOG503PKYM; COG:S) → MADAVRLALERVLHAPLADAEHDTQELLLAREAALLDILAHGEAIRQEKKTPVEDARAERLRLWAERGDFSQVRASDLGEDKEDEADALSKLRALRAPPPEAPPAPPPKAGTIGEGEFFPLRDSLLQQLESALFNAEQAQNLLGMLIHNARAQAAPNAEQGTVLAAQPEYFLEPAAMSLSALQLHNEEADIEGRTAPVSERKLVLEEKQQSLRRAASLLAKGAAELRESHAAERARWSALSDIQKKGWKLTPGRPLVDIERFDVGQRKNVLAGFGTPLLQGSGALSEEGARDAWIGYGPAEAPVPLLQRTLAYWADAGEDEKAKLAFPDRAWRQLRVSFCDEGGATWVSAGQNLSANASLDAQLCDAQLDAVDTQLFDEIAAHSGTLSPVLARTVNEECITLPLSSTLSVQIALVPHDDQVVASDSVHISPLASLLLAVLRLRMLRSWSQRVDALRSAKVTQKSAPPRADLVAPLWELYQYTLYLARLRAVLDRVVHAERGAHYVWRPYEMLADARQWLASLLDLSPRLESDPPCGGSVHVYSESTLVAQLILRAPSHLVAFFPQHTTAFATGVRLPLELDQLEARLGAELGS, encoded by the exons ATGgcggacgcggtgcgcttggcgctcgagcgcgtgctgcatgcgccgcttgcAGACGCCGAACACGATACACAGGAgctgctccttgcgcgcgaggccgcgctcctcgacatcctcgcgcacggcgaggcAATCCGCCAGGAAAAAAAGACACCGGTCGAagacgcacgcgccgagcggctgcggctgtgggccgagcgcggcgacttTTCGCAAGTGCGCGCCTCGGATCTGGGCGAAGAcaaggaggacgaggcggatgcTTTAAgcaagctgcgtgcgctgcgtgcgccgccgccagaggcaccgccggcgccgccgccgaaaGCAGGCACGatcggcgagggcgagttCTTTCCGCTGCGCGACAGTCTcttgcagcagctcgagtcGGCGCTCTTTAACGCGGAGCAGGCACAGAACCTGCTTGGCATGCTCATCCACAACGCACGCGCCCAGGCCGCGCCCAATGCCGAGCAAGGTACggtcctcgcggcgcagcccgagTACTTTTTGgagccggcggcgatgTCGCTcagtgcgctgcagctgcacaACGAAGAGGCGGATATAGAAGGGCGTACGGCGCCTGTGTCTGAGCGCAAACTCGTCCTGGAAGAAAAGCAGCAgtcgctgcggcgtgctgcgtcgctcctcgccaaaggcgctgccgagctcCGCGAGAGTCACGCcgcggagcgtgcgcgctggTCAGCGCTCTCCGACATTCAAAAGAAGGGATGGAAGCTCACGCCTGGGCGCCCGCTGGTCGACATTGAGCGCTTCGATGTCGGCCAGCGCAAGAATGTCCTCGCCGGattcggcacgccgctgtTGCAGGGCTCGGGAGCGCTGAGCGAAGAgggcgcacgcgacgcgtggATCGGATACGGCCCTGCAGAGGCGCCAGTGCcgctgctccagcgcacgctTGCGTACTGGGCCGATGCGGGTGAAGACGAGAAAGCGAAGCTTGCGTTCCCCGACCGTGCCTGGCGCCAGCTGCGCGTCTCGTTCTGCGATgaaggcggcgcgacgtgggTGAGCGCCGGGCAGAACCTGTCCGCCaatgcgtcgctcgacgcgcagctgtgcgacgcgcagctcgatgcggtGGATACGCAGCTCTTTGACGAGATTGCTGCGCACTCCGGCACGCTTTCGCCTGTCCTTGCGCGCACAGTGAACGAAGAGTGCATCACGCTGCCGCTATCGAGCACGCTCTCGGTACAGATTGCGCTTGTGCCACACGACGATCAGGTCGTCGCATCCGATTCCGTGCACATTTCCCCCCTGGCGTCGCTCTTGCTCGCAGTGCTGCGTCTGCGCATGCTGCGCAGCTGGTcgcagcgtgtcgatgcgctccgcaGCGCAAAGGTCACGCAAAAGAGCGCACCACCCCGTGCAGACCTCGTGGCACCGCTCTGGGAGCTGTACCAATATACCCTC TACCTCGCTCGGCTCCGCGCAgtgctcgaccgcgtcgtgcacgcTGAGCGTGGCGCACACTACGTGTGGCGACCCTACGAGATGCTTGCCGATGCACGCCAGTGgcttgcgtcgctgctcgacctgtcgccgcgcctcgagtcCGATCCGCCGTGCGGCGGATCGGTGCACGTGTATTCCGAGTCTAC CCTTGTCGCCCAGCTGATCCTGCGTGCACCCAGCCACCTTGTGGCCTTCTTCCCACAGCACACGACCGCGTTTGCGACCGGTGTGCGCCTTCCGCTAGAGCTCGATCAGCTCGAggcacgcctcggcgcggagcTTGGTTCATAG
- the VPS68 gene encoding Vacuolar protein sorting-associated protein 68 (TransMembrane:3 (i29-46o120-141i153-176o); BUSCO:EOG092654VM; COG:S; EggNog:ENOG503P1SK) — protein sequence MVRTSETRRVCRVRLPNIASALRTNRRAFGVYASGALFAAGWWIFLDACVRSHHLHRPPPGDEPFQPPGVSIKLDDWVSGLSTTLGLAIVNMINKQHLLDEGALQSGAWNEDPVLWRTRMWLFIGFAFLAGGMAGSMAVLIIKYMANNAAEGLVELGVAGVVQNMAIMACAVILWFSQRVESDYEYNLTL from the coding sequence ATGGTCCGAACGAGTgagacgcggcgcgtgtgccgcgTGCGGCTGCCGAATATCGCCTCTGCCTTGCGCACGAACCGGCGTGCGTTTGGCGTGTATGCTTCCGGAGCGCTCTTTGCGGCGGGGTGGTGGATCTTTTTGGatgcgtgcgtgcgctcgcacCACCTGCACCGtccgccgcccggcgacgagccgtTTCAGCCCCCCGGCGTCTCGATCAAGCTGGACGACTGGGTGAGTGGCCtgagcacgacgctcggcctcgcgatTGTGAATATGATCAACAAGcagcacctgctcgacgagggcgcgctgcagtcgGGCGCCTGGAACGAGGACCCGGTGCTTTGGCGGACGCGCATGTGGCTCTTTATCGGCTTTGCGTTCCTCGCGGGGGGCATGGCTGGCTCGATGGCTGTGCTGATCATCAAGTATATGGCCAACAACGCGGCCGAGGggctggtcgagctcggcgtggccggcgtcgtgcaAAACATGGCCATCATGGCCTGCGCGGTGATCCTCTGGTTCAGCCAGCGCGTGGAGAGCGACTACGAGTACAACCTGACCCTATAG
- the NAB2 gene encoding mRNA-binding protein nab2 (EggNog:ENOG503NXCG; COG:A) yields the protein MALRLELGTPGAQRVQDAVHKVLVAHDMSASDDVVMAEYVTVMIANHKGRDAIAEELGELVGGELDARVATEIWEAANATEAQNAPQERQRSASPDAMQEERYVERPQGASRERPLREDRERPLRADRERPRQDRKAQNARRRDQELFPSKPRGRMHADTIQEPLSIFGRAGVPDPHAPPFVPENMPPPPPEFMAMMAAMGAPSLFARLDPMMPNNPAVDTKAHANAAHAALRDPSTFPTAPSQAALCRYSIHCTNPQCVYSHPSPANAGKNGDESALVLREDACVDGAACKDKECVKSHVSPAVALLPSKPPAPSACRFQDKCLNPQCAFSHYDANGHAMPPPAAQPVACRFGTRCTRPDCHYTHPTKSKTPCRYGDECTRPDCIFTHPRDGPARPTADRLKAFAETSDEMERILPGEQPDGDAPIEA from the coding sequence ATGGCCCTTCGCTTGGAGCTGGggacgccgggcgcgcagcgcgtgcaggaTGCTGTGCACAAGGTGCTGGTCGCACACGACATGTCTGCGAGCGACGATGTCGTGATGGCCGAATACGTCACGGTCATGATCGCAAACCACAAAggccgcgacgcgatcgccgaggagctcggcgaacTGGTCGGtggcgagctcgatgcgcgcgtcgctaCCGAGATCTGGGAGGCGGCGAacgcgaccgaggcgcagaaCGCACCGCAGGAACGGCAGCGCTCTGCCTCGCCGGACGCCATGCAGGAGGAACGATACGTAGAACGGCCGcagggcgcgtcgcgcgagcgtcctctgcgcgaggaccgcgagcgcccgctgcgcgccgaccgcgagcgcccTCGGCAGGACCGCAAGGCGCAaaacgcacgccgccgcgaccaGGAGCTCTTTCCGTCAAAGCCGCGGGGGCGCATGCACGCCGACACAATCCAGGAGCCGCTCAGCATCTttgggcgcgccggcgtgccggacccgcacgcgccgccgtttGTGCCGGAAAacatgccgccgcccccaCCCGAGTTTATGGCGATGATGGCGGCGAtgggcgcgccgtcgctctttgcgcgcctcgatccCATGATGCCGAATAATCCTGCAGTGGACACGAAAGCGCACGCaaacgcggcgcacgcggcgctccgcgacCCGTCCACGTTCCCGACGGCGCCGTCAcaggcggcgctgtgcCGCTACTCGATCCACTGCACGAACCCGCAGTGCGTGTACAGCCATCCCTCTCCCGCGAATGCCGGCAAAAACGGCGACGAAAGCGCGCtggtcctgcgcgaggacgcgTGCgtggacggcgcggcgtgcaagGACAAGGAGTGCGTCAAGTCGCACGTTAGCCCCGCCGTTGCGCTCCTCCCCAGCaagccgcccgcgccgagcgcgtgccgcttCCAGGACAAGTGTCTGAATCCCCAGTGCGCCTTTTCGCACTACGATGCCAACGGGCACgcgatgccgccgccggccgcacaGCCGGTCGCGTGCCGCTTCGGCACACGGTGCACACGCCCCGACTGCCACTACACGCACCCGACCAAGAGCAAGACGCCGTGCCGCTACGGCGACGAATGCACACGCCCGGACTGCATCTTTACGCACCCCCGCGAtgggccggcgcgcccgacggcCGACCGCCTCAAGGCGTTTGCCGAGACGAGCGACGAGATGGAGCGCATCCTGCCGGGCGAGCAGCCcgacggcgatgcgccgatTGAGGCGTAG
- the LSM4 gene encoding RNA processing protein (EggNog:ENOG503P3AB; COG:A): MLPLTLLNAAQNKPMLVELKNGETFNGHLVACDNFMNITLKEVYQTSSSGEQFWKMEECYIKGSTVGRATV; this comes from the exons ATG CTCCCTCTCACGCTGCTCAATGCGGCGCAAAACAAGCCGATG CTCGTGGAGCTCAAAAATGGTGAGACGTTCAACGGCCACCTCGTCGCGTGCGACAACTTTATGAACATCACCCTGAAGGAGGTGTACCAGACCAGCTCC AGCGGCGAGCAGTTTTGGAAGATGGAAGAGTGCTATATCAAGGGCAGCACGGTAGGTCGCGCGACTGTCTGA
- a CDS encoding uncharacterized protein (TransMembrane:2 (i107-127o158-177i); EggNog:ENOG503PKWD): MFAPATPGRGMRRPWTPARRDDARQENAQKSPQAIATGNSVLSAAKALAASAAPSTAPNAVASVAAPPPKPPAAPAAPAAPSASPAKAPWLARRPAPMTTATAQRRVSWNLASLALLYIVPSAWPGILDVYYDLLEALVHTGRLPDGADELLDAVLTWLRYALTIVFVFNMAEALLMRPAPPPVGERATEVGAAFARSVSSGSPLTRPDLPQRRHVSGVSAVTPATPHATPQRTPGRSVSPFRASPYALGRGRPSSTPFSQRSTSGTPRRTPSHRDAFAGRSVSRTSPGVRRSPTSSRMYGK; this comes from the exons ATGTTCGCGCCTGCGACGCCCGGACGGGGCATGCGGCGCCCCTGGACGCCGGCACGTCGCGACGACGCACGGCAAGAGAATGCACAAAAGAGTCCACAGGCCATTGCGACAGGCAATAGTGTTTTGAGCGCGGCAAAAGCGCTTGCGGCGagtgcagcgccgagcaccgcgccgaaCGCGGTGGCCAGCGTCGCTGCCCCCCCGCCCAAgccgcctgcggcgccggcggcaccggcggcgccgagcgcgagcccTGCGAAGGCGCCGTggcttgcgcggcggccagcgccgaTGACGACCGCGACGGCACAGCGCCGTGTCTCGTGGAACTTGGCGAGTCTTGCGCTGCTCTATatcgtgccgagcgcgtggccCGGCATTCTCGATGTATACtacgacctgctcgaggcgctcgtgcacacGGGCCGCCTGCCggacggcgccgacgagctgctggatgCGGTTCTGACGTGGCTGCGGTATGCGCTCACCATTGTCTTTGTGTTCAACATGGCCGAGGCCCTGCTCATGCGCCCCGCCCCCCCgccggtcggcgagcgtgcgacAGAAGTCGGCGCGGCATttgcgcgcagcgtgtcgagcggctcgccgctcACGCGCCCCGACCTCCcccagcggcggcacgtCTCTGGCGTGTCGGCCGTgacgcccgcgacgccgcatgcgacgccgcagcgcacgcctgggcgcagcgtctcgccgtTCCGTGCGTCGCCCTATGCGCtgggccgcggccggccgtcctcgacgcccttttcgcagcgcagcacgtctggcacgccgcggcgcacgccgtcgcacCGCGATGCGTTTGCGGGCCGCAGCGTGAgccgcacgtcgcccggcgtgcggcgctcgccga cgagctcG AGGATGTACGGGAAGTAG
- a CDS encoding uncharacterized protein (EggNog:ENOG503PKSK; TransMembrane:7 (o12-32i39-61o67-91i120-137o157-179i191-212o224-249i)) — translation MWSSNDSTEVAFLPIYLVLGCVAAASAVRHGLRGALGHISLVIFCVVRFVGNLLLLIAAHTSGDVKGLVIAGFIMQGLGYSFLITAMLSYLSHLIRDMDRAEAEPAEKEAGGKRTRIERILNVVNIVALVLLIVGFNESMGSISTSSGALNMQDLNVMVKVGNILYLALTVLLAAIAFMHIPRISTSRQKLLLYTMISALPFMVVRCVYTVYVTFQGNPRHGSLAARIVCQYVMEVIVLIVLGVSGLLLPRQGTPHANPL, via the coding sequence ATGTGGTCCTCCAACGACAGCACCGAAGTCGCGTTCCTGCCCATCTACCTGGTCCTGGGGTGCGTTGCGGCTGcgagcgcggtgcggcATGGCCTTCGAGGCGCTCTCGGCCATATTTCGCTGGTCATTTTCTGCGTGGTGCGCTTTGTGGGCAACCTCTTGCTGCTGATTGCGGCACATACGAGTGGTGACGTAAAGGGGCTCGTGATTGCCGGCTTCATTATGCAGGGGCTGGGGTACAGCTTCCTGATCACGGCCATGCTCTCCTACTTGAGCCACCTGATCCGCGACATGGACCGCGCTGAAGCGGAGCCTGCCGAGAAAGAGGCGGGAGGGAAGCGGACGCGGATCGAGCGCATCCTGAACGTCGTCAAtatcgtcgcgctcgtcctgTTGATTGTTGGGTTCAACGAGTCGATGGGCTCGATCAGCAcgtcgtcgggcgcgcTGAATATGCAGGACCTCAACGTCATGGTCAAGGTCGGCAATATCCTCTACCTGGCGCTTACGGTACTGCTTGCCGCGATTGCTTTTATGCACATTCCCCGTATCAGCACTTCACGCCAAAAGCTCTTGCTCTATACCATGATCTCGGCGCTTCCTTTCATGGTGGTCCGCTGCGTGTACACGGTGTATGTTACGTTCCAAGGCAACCCACGCCACGGGAGCCTCGCGGCACGCATCGTGTGCCAGTACGTGATGGAGGTGATTGTGCTGATCGTCCTGGGCGTGTCCGGCCTGCTCCTTCCCCGGCAGGGCACGCCGCATGCGAATCCGTTGTAA
- the CEF1 gene encoding Pre-mRNA-splicing factor cef1 (BUSCO:EOG09261CXQ; COG:A; COG:D; EggNog:ENOG503NU2G) has product MVRVIVKGGVWKNTEDEILKAAVSKYGKNQWARISSLLVRKTPKQCKARWYEWLDPSIKKIEWSKEEDEKLLHLAKLMPTQWRTIAPIVGRTATQCLERYQHLLDEAESLNDPLALEGPGAEAAPSADDVRRLRPGEIDPDPETKPARPDAVDMDEEEKEMLSEARARLANTEGKKAKRKARERALEDARRLSILQKRRELKVAGIYTRTRKKDKFHIDYSKEIPFERQPAPGFYDTTEESARVLDAPLGRSIGQMDSGGRAEPEQDKRKREEKKAPQPKHDEALRKLREEEIVTKRRKLFLPEASVGERELEQIVKMGQAGNTARALVQNDEGTATDGLLGEYATMEAHEAPPTPATPSTGHEALLREAQNLKRRTETQTPLLGDDNATLHDTAQPEATPGATPRTLTTPGVAPGATPGATPRRDTLGLNADVPGTPRSEKAAQRAAKHGLLAGLGSLPKPKNDFELVVDNAEDAESVAAPDVEEDAAERDARLARLAEEERAREFARRSQAVQRDLPRPLEVDAELASELAVLHDGDAVQSAIDREMLALMAHDARLYPQPGSRQSGGAFGTLPALDDAALDTARNLVHTELATSLGFPGARPETLNTMITSKAQSFDWPTVETTWSADHGAYVVKEDLSPEAIVRGHASLLETLRGRMSEQAAAAAKGEKTLGKLLGGYQARSKMLAQKINEAAQAHAESALALAAFERLAVGEEGAARERLERLQAAVGHLQRVEAVAQAEYRDLDAARTEAQETYEALQTEAEMRRAEMALMA; this is encoded by the exons ATGGTGCGCGTGATCGTCAAGGGCGGCGTGTGGAAGAAT ACGGAAGATGAGATCCTAAAAGCAGCCGTATCCAAGTACGGAAAGAAT caATGGGCACGTatctcgtcgctgctcgtgcgcaagaCGCCGAAGCAGTGCAAGGCACGGTGGTACGAGTGGCTCGACCCGTCCATCAAGAAGATTGAGTGGTCGAAGGAGGAAGATGAGAAGCTGCTTCACCTTGCGAAGCTCATGCCGACGCAGTGGCGCACGATTGCGCCGATCGTCGGCCGCACCGCGACACAGTGCCTCGAGCGGTACcagcacctgctcgacgaggctgAGTCGCTCAACGACCcgctcgccctcgaggGGCCCGGCGCagaggccgcgccgagtgcggatgacgtgcgccgcctgcgcccgggCGAGATCGACCCGGACCCAGAAACAAAGCCGGCGCGCCCAGACGCGGTCGAcatggacgaggaggaaaAGGAGATGCTCTcggaggcgcgtgcgcgtctcgcgAATACAGAAGGTAAGAAGGCaaagcgcaaggcgcgcgagcgcgcgctcgaggacgcacgccgcctcTCGATCCTCcagaagcgccgcgagctcaaGGTCGCGGGCATTTATACGCGTACGCGCAAGAAGGACAAGTTCCACATCGACTACTCGAAAGAGATCCCGTTCGAGCGGCAGCCCGCGCCGGGATTCTATGATACCACGGAGGAGTCGGCACGCGTGTTGGACGCGCCACTCGGCCGCTCCATCGGCCAGATGGACAGCGgggggcgcgccgagccagaGCAGGacaagcgcaagcgcgaggaaaagaaggcgccgcagcccaagcatgacgaggcgctgcgcaagctccgcgaggaggagatcgtgaccaagcgccgcaagctctTCCTGCCGGAGGCGTCGgtgggcgagcgcgagctcgagcagatcgTCAAGATGGGGCAGGCGGGCAACACCGCCCGCGCTCTGGTGCAGAACGACGAGGGGACGGCGACCGAcggcctcctcggcgagtACGCCACCAtggaggcgcacgaggcgccgccgacgccagcgacgccgtcgacggGGCACGAagcgctcctgcgcgaggcgcagaaCCTCAAGCGCCGCACCGAGACACagacgccgctgctcggcgacgataACGCCACACTCCACGATACCGCACagcccgaggcgacgcCAGGCGCGACGCCACGCACACTCACCACGCCGGGCGTAGCGCCGGGCGCAacgccgggcgcgacgccgcgccgcgacacgctcggcctgaacgccgacgtgccgggcacgccacgcagcgaaaaggccgcgcagcgcgccgcaaagCACGGGCTGCTCGCGGGCCTCGGCAGCCTGCCCAAGCCCAAGAACGACTTTGAGCTGGTCGTCGACAACGCCGAGGACGCCGAGTctgtcgccgcgccggacgtcgaggaggatgcggcggagcgcgacgcacgcctcgcgcgcctcgccgaggaggagcgggCGCGCGAgtttgcgcgccgctcgcaggcggtgcagcgcgacctgccgcgcccgctcgaggtcgacgcggagctcgcgtcggagcttgccgtgctccacgacggcgacgcagTGCAGAGCGCCATTGACCGCGAAATGCTGGCGTTGAtggcgcacgatgcgcgcctctATCCCCAGCCCGGCAGCCGCcagagcggcggcgcattcggcacgctgcctgcgctggacgatgcggcgctcgacacggcgcgcaATCTCGTGCacaccgagctcgcgacATCGCTCGGCTTTCCCGGTGCGCGCCCTGAAACGCTGAACACCATGATCACGTCCAAGGCCCAGTCGTTCGACTGGCCGACGGTCGAGACGACGTGGAGCGCCGACCACGGCGCGTACGTCGTCAAGGAGGACCTGTCGCCCGAGGCTATCGTGCGTGGCCacgcgtcgctcctcgagacgctgcgcggccgcatgagcgagcaggcggcggcggcggccaagggcgaaaagacgctcggcaagctgtTGGGCGGCTACCAGGCGCGCTCCAAGATGCTTGCCCAAAAAATCAACGAGGCCGCacaggcgcacgccgagtcggcgcttgcgctcgccgcgtttgagcgcctcgcggtcggcgaggagggcgcggcgcgcgagcgtctcgagcgcctccaGGCTGCCGTGGGGCAcctgcagcgtgtcgaggccGTGGCCCAGGCCGAGTACCGCGAcctggacgcggcgcgcaccgaggcgcaggaaacctacgaggcgctccagaccgaggcggagatgcgccgcgcagagATGGCCTTGATGGCATAG